From the genome of Deinococcus betulae:
TGGCCCCGGAGGCGGTGCGCGCCATCCTGCCCGTCTGGTGGGTGGGCGACCTGGTCGGGGCGCTGGTTCTAACCCCTTTTGTGCTCGTGTGGTTGGCCCCACTCAAGCGTCAGGACTTGAGCTTGCGGGAATTGCCTGCCCGCCTGGCCGGCCCCCTCAAGGCGCGCGGAGCAGAGCTGCTGGCGCAGGCCCTGAGTCTGCCGCTGACGGTGTGGCTGGTGTTTGCTGTAGCGCCGCTGCACGACTGGCACCTGTTTTACCTGTGTTTTCTGCCAGTGGTGTGGATCGCGCTGCGCTGCGGGCTGCCCGGCGCCACACTAGCCGTGGTGGTCAACAGCGCCCTGATTGCCGGGGCGGTCTGGCTGACGGGCGACCGCGTCGAGAGCCTGGTGCAGCTTCAGGTGCTGGTGGCCGCCCTATCGCTGACCGGGCTCATTCTGGGACAGCAGCAGAGCGCCCAGCAGCAGATGCGGGCCCAGCGCGAAACGCTGTTTCAGGCGCTGAACGCTGCCCACGTCGAAATTATTGGCCGCCTGACCGCCGCTTTAGACTGGCGCGACGGGCACACCGGCGACCATACCTTCCGCATGGCCAGCCTGTGCGGGGCCATTGCCCGCCAGCTGGGCACCGACGCCGCCACCTGCGAGCGCATCGGCCTGGCGGCGCTGCTGCACGACCTGGGCAAGATAGGCATTCCGGACGCCATCCTGCACAAGGCGGGCCCCCTGAGCCCCGACGAATGGGCCGTGATGCGCCGCCATCCTCTGATTGGCGGCGAACTCCTGCGCGAAAGTCCGGCCCCGGTCGTGCAACTGGCCGAGCAGGTTGCCCTGACCCACCATGAACGCTGGGACGGCACCGGCTATCCCCAGGGCCTGCGCGCAGAGGAAATTCCCCTGGCGGGCCGCATTGCCGCCGTGGCCGACGTCTATGACGCCCTGACAAGTGACCGCCCCTACCGCCTGGCCTGGTCGCAGGACCGGGCGCTCAGTGAACTTCAGCGTGGGTCGGGCACCCAGTTTGACCCGGCGGTGGTGCGCGCGCTGCTGGCGGTGCTTCAGCAGCCTCTGCCCGTGCCTGTGGCGCTCAGAAGTGACCTGGAACCGTTGCTGGCCTTCGCGCCGCGCGGCACGCCAGCTGATTGAAACTGCTCATTGGAAGCGCTGTACCGCAGTCAGAGAGCGATTGTTCGCCTCGTGGAAGAGCGTTGCTACCAGCAGTCGGCATACTGTGGAGAGCCTCTCTCCCCAGCGCACGCTCAATGATGTTAGGTTTGCCAGAGCAGAGTGGGTGTATGCGCCGCTGACACTATTTGAACCGTCTGGAGCAATGGCGCATCTTCAGGTATGGCTTCTGCATATCCGTTGCGACGTGTGAGCGGGACAGACGCAACAGGCCGCCGAGGCGCGGGGCTTCTGGCGGCTTGAGCTCGGAGCCTCAGGCGTCTACCCGCCAATATTGATGGTAGGCGCACCCATGACGATGGTGCCGCCGTGCACGGTCATATCACCCTGACGGGCCGCTGGCATCTTGTTGATAAAGACCGTGGCGCTGCCGCGCGCAATGGTGTCCGGCGGGCCAACGCAGACACACATGTCGCCCACGCG
Proteins encoded in this window:
- a CDS encoding HD domain-containing phosphohydrolase, with translation MPRLLARQSWLTRYQPGELALGAAYVAAYLLLDRASKPFEAYDGISLWYLPYGLLLAVWLLYGLKSVPFVWLGIVLVDALSGYPVNLLINLLSVVGFALTIGPLARLLGLDPRLPRLADVLNLAVLALGVAFVYGLVTVYALVLAGILAPEAVRAILPVWWVGDLVGALVLTPFVLVWLAPLKRQDLSLRELPARLAGPLKARGAELLAQALSLPLTVWLVFAVAPLHDWHLFYLCFLPVVWIALRCGLPGATLAVVVNSALIAGAVWLTGDRVESLVQLQVLVAALSLTGLILGQQQSAQQQMRAQRETLFQALNAAHVEIIGRLTAALDWRDGHTGDHTFRMASLCGAIARQLGTDAATCERIGLAALLHDLGKIGIPDAILHKAGPLSPDEWAVMRRHPLIGGELLRESPAPVVQLAEQVALTHHERWDGTGYPQGLRAEEIPLAGRIAAVADVYDALTSDRPYRLAWSQDRALSELQRGSGTQFDPAVVRALLAVLQQPLPVPVALRSDLEPLLAFAPRGTPAD
- a CDS encoding PAAR domain-containing protein, producing MPPAARIGDNHTCPMVTGNTPHVGGPISKGSPTVMIGRMPAARVGDMCVCVGPPDTIARGSATVFINKMPAARQGDMTVHGGTIVMGAPTINIGG